One window of Burkholderia vietnamiensis LMG 10929 genomic DNA carries:
- a CDS encoding FMN-binding glutamate synthase family protein, translating into MLSRRYLAMWGAVLLLAAAAALASIHALSWLWIIVPVALVALGLYDLNQDRHAILRNYPLWGHFRFLFEFIRPEIRQYFVEDDTDEKPFSRAQRSLVYQRAKNVADNRPYGTELNVKSVAHEWISHSLAPTRLPNHDFRVRVGANRAQPYDISVLNVSAMSFGSLSANAIRALNLGAKKGGFAHDTGEGSLSKYHREHGGDIIWEIASGYFGCRNDDGTFNPDKFAKQAADPQVKMVEIKLSQGAKPGHGGVLPAAKITPEIAETRGVPMGKDCISPATHSEFSTPRGLLEFVERLRTLSGGKPTGFKLCIGHPWEFFGIAKAMIETGIVPDFIVVDGAEGGTGAAPLEFTDHVGVPLQEGLLMVHNTLVGIGVRDRVKIGASGKIISAFDIARTLAIGADWVNSARGFMFAVGCIQAQHCHTDRCPTGVATQDPVRQRALVVPDKAERVYNFHRNTLHALQELVQAAGLGHPSELRAHHIVQRVAPHEVRLMSQLLKYLKPGALLEGRTCGYTLYDKWWPIARSDSFVLGENAYASIE; encoded by the coding sequence ATGCTTTCCAGACGTTACCTCGCGATGTGGGGTGCCGTGCTGTTGCTCGCCGCCGCAGCCGCACTCGCGTCGATCCATGCGCTGTCCTGGCTGTGGATCATTGTCCCCGTCGCCCTCGTCGCCCTCGGCCTGTACGACCTGAACCAGGACCGCCACGCGATCCTGCGCAACTATCCGCTGTGGGGCCATTTCCGCTTCCTGTTCGAGTTCATCCGCCCCGAAATCCGCCAGTACTTCGTCGAGGACGACACCGACGAGAAGCCGTTCTCGCGCGCGCAGCGCAGCCTCGTCTACCAGCGCGCGAAGAACGTCGCCGACAACCGCCCGTACGGCACCGAGCTGAACGTGAAGTCGGTCGCGCACGAATGGATCAGCCACTCGCTCGCACCGACCCGGCTGCCGAACCACGACTTCCGCGTGCGCGTCGGCGCGAACCGCGCGCAGCCGTATGACATCTCGGTCCTCAACGTCTCGGCGATGAGCTTCGGGTCGTTGTCCGCGAATGCGATCCGCGCGCTGAACCTCGGCGCGAAGAAAGGCGGCTTCGCGCACGACACCGGCGAAGGCTCGTTGTCGAAGTATCACCGCGAGCACGGCGGCGACATCATCTGGGAGATCGCGTCCGGCTACTTCGGCTGCCGCAACGACGACGGCACGTTCAACCCGGACAAGTTCGCGAAGCAGGCGGCCGACCCGCAGGTCAAGATGGTCGAGATCAAGCTGTCGCAGGGCGCGAAGCCCGGCCACGGCGGCGTGCTGCCGGCCGCTAAGATCACGCCGGAAATCGCCGAGACGCGCGGCGTACCGATGGGCAAGGACTGCATCTCGCCCGCGACGCATTCCGAATTCTCGACGCCGCGCGGGCTGCTCGAATTCGTCGAGCGGCTGCGCACGCTGTCCGGCGGCAAGCCGACCGGCTTCAAGCTGTGCATCGGCCATCCGTGGGAGTTCTTCGGGATCGCGAAGGCGATGATCGAGACCGGCATCGTGCCGGACTTCATCGTCGTCGACGGTGCGGAGGGCGGCACCGGTGCGGCGCCGCTCGAATTCACCGACCACGTCGGCGTGCCGCTGCAGGAAGGCTTGCTGATGGTGCACAACACGCTCGTCGGGATCGGCGTGCGCGACCGCGTGAAGATCGGCGCGAGCGGCAAGATCATCAGCGCGTTCGACATTGCGCGCACGCTCGCGATCGGCGCGGACTGGGTGAATTCGGCGCGCGGCTTCATGTTCGCGGTGGGCTGCATCCAGGCGCAGCACTGCCACACCGACCGCTGCCCGACCGGCGTCGCCACGCAGGACCCGGTGCGCCAGCGCGCGCTCGTCGTGCCCGACAAGGCCGAACGCGTGTACAACTTCCATCGCAACACGCTGCATGCGCTGCAGGAGCTCGTGCAGGCGGCCGGCCTCGGGCATCCGTCCGAGCTGCGCGCGCATCACATCGTGCAACGCGTCGCGCCGCACGAGGTCCGGCTGATGTCGCAGTTGCTGAAGTATCTGAAGCCGGGCGCGCTGCTCGAGGGCCGCACTTGCGGCTATACGCTGTACGACAAGTGGTGGCCGATCGCGCGCAGCGATTCGTTCGTGCTCGGCGAGAATGCGTACGCGTCGATCGAATGA
- a CDS encoding aminopeptidase P N-terminal domain-containing protein, which yields MNAPLDTAIAVDVYRQRRERVLSALRAAGGGVAIVPTAPEMLRNRDTAYPYRHDSYFYYLTGFTEPDAVLVLNAAGPQGSPQSILFCRAKNADRETWEGFHYGPDAARDAFGFDAAHAVDVIDAEMPRLLADAGTVHYRFGASTQFERQLAGWLEAVRAQARAGVAAPDALRDLTPLLDDMRLVKDEHELAIMTRAAHISALAHCRAMQACRPGIREYELEAELLYTFRKHGAQAPAYGSIVAAGANACVLHYPAGNAAARDGDLILIDAACELDGYASDITRTFPANGRFSPAQRTLYDIVLAAQQAAVDATRAGVPFEAPHDAAVRVLAQGLLDTGIIAKTRFSSVDDVIAERAYARFYMHRTGHWLGMDVHDCGDYRERLAARDANGALPWRTLAAGMTLTVEPGLYVRAADDVPPEYWNIGIRIEDDAIVREHGCELITRDVPVAAADIEALMRAGAAHGG from the coding sequence ATGAATGCGCCCCTCGATACCGCCATCGCCGTCGACGTCTACCGCCAGCGCCGCGAACGCGTGCTTTCCGCACTGCGCGCCGCCGGCGGCGGCGTCGCCATCGTCCCCACCGCGCCCGAAATGCTGCGCAACCGCGATACGGCCTACCCGTACCGGCACGACAGCTACTTCTACTACCTGACGGGCTTCACCGAGCCGGATGCCGTGCTCGTGCTGAACGCGGCCGGCCCGCAGGGCAGCCCGCAATCCATCCTGTTCTGCCGCGCGAAGAACGCCGACCGCGAAACCTGGGAAGGCTTCCATTACGGGCCCGACGCCGCGCGCGACGCGTTCGGCTTCGATGCGGCTCATGCGGTCGACGTGATCGACGCCGAAATGCCGCGCCTGCTCGCCGACGCGGGCACCGTGCACTACCGCTTCGGCGCGTCGACGCAGTTCGAGCGCCAGCTCGCCGGCTGGCTCGAGGCAGTGCGCGCGCAGGCGCGCGCGGGCGTCGCCGCGCCCGATGCGCTGCGCGACCTCACGCCGCTGCTCGACGACATGCGGCTCGTGAAGGACGAACACGAGCTGGCGATCATGACGCGCGCCGCGCACATCTCGGCGCTCGCACATTGCCGCGCGATGCAGGCGTGCCGGCCCGGCATCCGCGAATACGAACTCGAGGCCGAGCTGCTGTACACGTTCCGCAAGCACGGCGCGCAGGCGCCAGCGTACGGGTCGATCGTCGCGGCCGGCGCGAACGCGTGCGTGCTTCACTATCCGGCCGGCAACGCGGCCGCGCGCGACGGCGACCTGATCCTGATCGACGCCGCCTGCGAGCTCGACGGCTACGCGTCGGACATCACCCGCACGTTCCCGGCGAACGGCCGCTTCTCGCCCGCGCAGCGCACGCTGTACGACATCGTGCTGGCCGCCCAGCAGGCGGCGGTCGACGCGACGCGCGCCGGCGTGCCGTTCGAGGCGCCACACGACGCGGCCGTGCGCGTGCTCGCGCAAGGGCTGCTCGACACCGGGATCATCGCGAAGACGCGCTTTTCGAGCGTCGACGACGTGATCGCCGAGCGCGCGTATGCCCGCTTCTACATGCACCGCACCGGCCACTGGCTCGGCATGGACGTGCACGATTGCGGCGACTACCGCGAGCGCCTCGCCGCGCGCGACGCCAACGGCGCGCTGCCGTGGCGCACGCTCGCGGCCGGCATGACGCTCACCGTCGAACCCGGCCTGTACGTGCGCGCCGCCGACGACGTGCCGCCCGAATACTGGAACATCGGCATCCGCATCGAGGACGACGCGATCGTGCGCGAGCACGGCTGCGAGCTGATCACGCGCGACGTGCCGGTCGCGGCCGCCGACATCGAGGCGCTGATGCGCGCGGGCGCGGCGCACGGTGGGTGA
- a CDS encoding UbiH/UbiF/VisC/COQ6 family ubiquinone biosynthesis hydroxylase → MTTASSPATPEYDLAIVGAGPVGLALAGWLARRSATQHASIALIDAREPAASANDPRAIAVSHGSRVLLDTLGWPADATPIEHIHVSQRGHFGRTLIDRDEHDVAALGYVVRYGSIVQTLARAVHGTRVDWLTSTTARAPQQDADGVTLTLDGPHGERTLRARIIINAEGGLFHERQADADKHRRDYGQTAIVGTVTVSSPRPNVAWERFTHEGPLALLPLGGPRQADYALVWCCAPDEAARRVALPDDAFLHELGSAFGERMGRFVAIAARASFPLGLAAAQTLVNGRVAIVGNAAQTLHPVAGQGLNLGLRDAHTLVDAVSAQGFEPTALAAFNARRALDRRFTIGATDTLARLFTVDAGPLPLLRGAALTALEFVPPLKKAIARQMMFGQRS, encoded by the coding sequence ATGACGACCGCTTCCTCCCCGGCCACGCCGGAATATGACCTTGCCATCGTCGGCGCGGGCCCGGTCGGGCTTGCGCTGGCCGGCTGGCTCGCCCGACGCAGCGCCACGCAGCACGCGTCGATCGCACTGATCGACGCGCGCGAGCCCGCTGCGAGCGCGAACGATCCGCGCGCGATCGCCGTGTCGCACGGCAGCCGCGTGCTGCTCGACACGCTCGGCTGGCCGGCCGATGCGACGCCGATCGAACACATCCACGTATCGCAGCGCGGTCATTTCGGCCGCACGCTGATCGACCGCGACGAGCACGACGTCGCCGCGCTCGGTTACGTGGTGCGCTACGGTTCGATCGTGCAGACGCTCGCGCGTGCCGTGCACGGCACGCGCGTCGACTGGCTCACGTCGACCACCGCACGCGCGCCGCAGCAGGACGCCGACGGCGTCACGCTGACGCTCGACGGCCCGCACGGCGAGCGCACGCTGCGCGCCCGGATCATCATCAACGCCGAAGGCGGCTTGTTCCACGAGCGGCAGGCCGATGCCGACAAGCATCGGCGCGACTACGGGCAGACCGCGATCGTCGGCACGGTCACCGTGTCCTCGCCGCGCCCGAACGTCGCGTGGGAGCGCTTCACGCACGAAGGGCCGCTCGCGCTGCTGCCGCTCGGCGGCCCGCGCCAGGCCGACTATGCGCTCGTCTGGTGCTGCGCGCCCGACGAGGCGGCGCGCCGCGTCGCGCTGCCCGACGATGCGTTCCTGCACGAGCTCGGCAGCGCGTTCGGCGAGCGCATGGGCCGCTTCGTCGCGATCGCCGCGCGCGCATCGTTCCCGCTCGGGCTGGCCGCGGCGCAAACGCTCGTCAACGGCCGCGTCGCGATCGTCGGCAATGCCGCGCAGACGCTGCACCCGGTGGCCGGCCAGGGCTTGAACCTCGGCCTGCGCGATGCACACACGCTCGTCGACGCGGTGTCGGCGCAGGGCTTCGAACCGACGGCTCTCGCCGCCTTCAACGCGCGGCGCGCACTCGACCGGCGCTTCACGATCGGCGCGACCGACACGCTCGCGCGCCTGTTCACCGTCGATGCCGGGCCGCTGCCGCTGCTGCGCGGCGCGGCGCTCACCGCGCTCGAATTCGTGCCGCCGCTGAAGAAGGCGATCGCGCGCCAGATGATGTTCGGCCAGCGCAGCTGA
- the ruvB gene encoding Holliday junction branch migration DNA helicase RuvB produces MIETDKLAAERIIAATPASSHEEVFERALRPRQLDDYVGQEKVRGQLEIFIEAAKRRSEPLDHVLLFGPPGLGKTTLAHIIAREMGVNLRQTSGPVLERAGDLAALLTNLEANDVLFIDEIHRLSPVVEEILYPALEDYQIDIMIGEGPAARSVKLDLQPFTLVGATTRAGMLTNPLRDRFGIVARLEFYDAEQLSRIVRRSAALLNAQIDPNGALEIAKRSRGTPRIANRLLRRVRDYAEVKADGQITAAVADAALAMLDVDPVGFDLMDRKLLEAILHKFDGGPVGIDNLAAAIGEERDTIEDVLEPYLIQQGFLQRTPRGRVATLLTYRHFGLSAPAAGSAEGSMWNTPDGA; encoded by the coding sequence ATGATTGAAACCGACAAACTCGCCGCCGAGCGGATCATCGCCGCCACGCCCGCCTCGTCGCACGAGGAGGTGTTCGAACGCGCGCTGCGGCCGCGCCAGCTCGACGATTACGTCGGCCAGGAGAAGGTGCGCGGTCAGCTCGAGATCTTCATCGAGGCCGCGAAACGCCGCTCCGAGCCGCTCGACCACGTGCTGCTGTTCGGCCCGCCGGGCCTCGGCAAGACCACGCTCGCGCACATCATCGCGCGCGAAATGGGCGTGAATCTGCGCCAGACGTCGGGCCCGGTGCTCGAGCGCGCCGGCGACCTCGCCGCGCTGCTGACCAATCTCGAAGCGAACGACGTGCTGTTCATCGACGAGATCCACCGGTTGTCGCCGGTCGTCGAGGAAATCCTGTATCCGGCGCTCGAGGATTACCAGATCGACATCATGATCGGCGAAGGTCCGGCCGCGCGCAGCGTGAAGCTCGATCTGCAGCCGTTCACGCTGGTGGGCGCAACGACGCGCGCGGGGATGCTCACCAATCCGCTGCGCGATCGCTTCGGGATCGTCGCGCGGCTGGAGTTCTACGACGCCGAGCAGCTGTCGCGCATCGTGCGGCGCTCGGCGGCACTGCTGAACGCGCAGATCGACCCGAACGGCGCGCTGGAAATCGCGAAGCGCTCGCGCGGCACGCCGCGGATCGCGAACCGGTTGCTGCGCCGCGTGCGCGACTACGCGGAAGTGAAGGCCGACGGACAGATCACCGCGGCCGTCGCCGATGCCGCGCTCGCGATGCTCGACGTCGATCCGGTCGGCTTCGACCTGATGGACCGCAAGCTGCTCGAAGCCATCCTGCACAAGTTCGACGGCGGCCCGGTCGGCATCGACAACCTCGCGGCCGCGATCGGCGAGGAGCGCGACACGATCGAGGACGTGCTCGAACCGTACCTGATCCAGCAAGGCTTCCTGCAGCGCACGCCGCGCGGGCGCGTCGCGACGCTGCTCACCTACCGCCATTTCGGGCTGTCCGCGCCGGCGGCCGGCAGTGCGGAAGGCAGCATGTGGAACACGCCCGACGGCGCGTAG
- a CDS encoding glutathione S-transferase family protein: protein MMKLIGSLSSPYVRKARIVLAEKKIDYKLELENVWAPDTNIQASNPLGKVPCLVMEDGAAVFDSRVICEYVDTLSPVGKLIPPSGRERVEVRCWEALGDGVLDASVAIRLEHTLREEGQRSASWIARQQRKIDDGLVAMSQGLGGKTWCVGNHYTLADIALGCTLGYLDFRMPELNWRDRHPNLDKHFAKLSQRQTFVDTLPQG from the coding sequence ATGATGAAATTAATCGGTTCGCTCAGCAGCCCGTACGTCCGAAAGGCGCGGATCGTGCTCGCTGAAAAGAAGATCGACTACAAGCTGGAGCTCGAGAACGTGTGGGCGCCGGACACGAACATTCAGGCATCGAATCCGCTCGGCAAGGTCCCGTGTCTCGTGATGGAAGATGGTGCGGCGGTGTTCGATTCGCGCGTGATCTGCGAATACGTCGACACGCTGTCGCCGGTCGGCAAGCTGATTCCGCCGTCCGGGCGCGAGCGCGTCGAAGTGCGCTGCTGGGAAGCGCTCGGTGACGGCGTGCTCGATGCGTCGGTGGCGATCCGTCTCGAGCACACGCTGCGCGAGGAAGGGCAGCGCAGCGCGAGCTGGATCGCACGCCAGCAGCGCAAGATCGACGACGGTCTGGTCGCGATGTCGCAGGGCCTCGGCGGCAAGACCTGGTGCGTCGGCAATCACTACACGCTCGCCGACATCGCGCTCGGCTGCACGCTCGGCTATCTGGACTTCCGGATGCCCGAGCTGAACTGGCGCGACCGTCATCCGAACCTCGACAAGCATTTCGCGAAGCTGTCGCAGCGGCAGACGTTCGTCGACACGCTGCCGCAGGGCTGA
- the purH gene encoding bifunctional phosphoribosylaminoimidazolecarboxamide formyltransferase/IMP cyclohydrolase produces MIKQALISVSDKTGIVDFAKSLSDLGVKLLSTGGTAKLLADAGLPVTEVADYTGFPEMLDGRVKTLHPKVHGGILARRDLPEHMQALEQHDIPTIDLLVVNLYPFVATIAKDDCTLADAIENIDIGGPTMLRSAAKNHRDVTVVVDPADYAVVLDEMKANGNAIGYATNFRLATKVFAHTAQYDGAITNYLTSLTDELQHASRSTYPATLNLAFDKVQDLRYGENPHQSAAFYRDLAAPAGALANYRQLQGKELSYNNIADSDAAWECVKTFDAPACVIIKHANPCGVAVGNDPADAYAKAFQTDPTSAFGGIIAFNREVDEAAAQAVAKQFVEVLIAPSFSAAAQQVFAAKQNVRLLEIALGDGHNAFDLKRVGGGLLVQSLDSRNVQPSELRVVTKRQPSAKEMDDLLFAWRVAKYVKSNAIVFCGNGMTLGVGAGQMSRVDSARIASIKAQNAGLTLAGSAVASDAFFPFRDGLDVVVAAGATCVIQPGGSMRDDEVIAAADEHGIAMVLTGVRHFRH; encoded by the coding sequence ATGATCAAGCAAGCGCTCATTTCCGTTTCCGACAAGACCGGCATCGTCGACTTCGCGAAGTCGCTGTCCGACCTCGGCGTCAAGCTGCTGTCGACCGGCGGCACCGCGAAACTCCTCGCCGACGCCGGCCTGCCCGTGACCGAAGTGGCCGATTACACGGGCTTCCCGGAAATGCTCGATGGGCGCGTGAAGACGCTGCACCCGAAGGTGCACGGCGGCATCCTGGCGCGCCGCGATCTGCCCGAGCACATGCAGGCGCTCGAACAGCACGACATCCCGACGATCGACCTGCTGGTCGTGAACCTGTATCCGTTCGTCGCGACGATTGCGAAGGACGACTGCACGCTCGCCGACGCGATCGAGAACATCGACATCGGCGGCCCGACGATGCTGCGCTCGGCCGCGAAGAACCACCGCGACGTGACCGTCGTCGTCGATCCGGCCGACTACGCGGTCGTGCTCGATGAAATGAAGGCGAACGGCAACGCGATCGGCTACGCGACCAACTTCCGCCTCGCGACGAAGGTGTTCGCGCACACCGCGCAATACGACGGCGCGATTACGAACTACCTGACGAGCCTGACCGACGAGCTGCAGCACGCCTCGCGCAGCACGTATCCGGCCACGCTGAACCTCGCGTTCGACAAGGTGCAGGACCTGCGCTACGGCGAGAACCCGCACCAGAGCGCCGCGTTCTACCGCGATCTGGCCGCACCGGCCGGCGCGCTCGCGAACTACCGCCAGTTGCAGGGCAAGGAACTGTCGTACAACAACATCGCCGATTCCGACGCGGCGTGGGAATGCGTGAAGACGTTCGACGCACCGGCGTGCGTGATCATCAAGCATGCGAACCCGTGCGGCGTCGCGGTCGGCAACGACCCGGCCGACGCATACGCGAAGGCGTTCCAGACCGACCCGACGTCGGCGTTCGGCGGCATCATCGCGTTCAACCGCGAAGTCGACGAGGCAGCCGCGCAAGCCGTCGCGAAGCAGTTCGTCGAAGTGCTGATCGCGCCGTCGTTCTCGGCCGCCGCGCAGCAGGTATTCGCCGCGAAGCAGAACGTGCGCCTGCTCGAGATCGCACTCGGCGACGGCCACAACGCATTCGACCTGAAGCGCGTGGGCGGCGGCCTGCTCGTGCAGTCGCTCGATTCGCGGAACGTGCAGCCGAGCGAGCTGCGCGTCGTCACGAAGCGCCAGCCGAGCGCGAAGGAAATGGACGACCTGCTGTTCGCATGGCGCGTCGCGAAGTACGTGAAGTCGAACGCGATCGTGTTCTGCGGCAACGGCATGACGCTGGGCGTCGGTGCAGGCCAGATGAGCCGCGTCGACTCCGCGCGCATCGCGAGCATCAAGGCGCAGAACGCGGGCCTCACGCTGGCCGGCTCGGCCGTCGCGTCGGATGCGTTCTTCCCGTTCCGCGACGGTCTCGACGTGGTCGTGGCCGCGGGCGCGACCTGCGTGATCCAGCCGGGCGGCTCGATGCGCGACGACGAAGTGATCGCGGCGGCCGACGAACACGGCATCGCGATGGTGCTGACGGGCGTGCGTCACTTCCGTCACTGA
- the ruvC gene encoding crossover junction endodeoxyribonuclease RuvC, translating into MRILGIDPGLRVTGFGVIDVSGHRLAYVASGVIRTPTADLATRLGTIFQGVSTLVREHAPDQAAIEQVFVNVNPQSTLLLGQARGAAICGLVAGGLPVAEYTALQLKQAVVGYGRATKSQMQEMVTRLLNLSGQPGSDAADALGMAICHAHSGNTLGTISGLAPALARKGLRVRRGRLVG; encoded by the coding sequence ATGCGAATTCTCGGCATCGACCCCGGCCTGCGCGTCACCGGCTTCGGCGTGATCGACGTCAGCGGCCATCGGCTCGCGTATGTCGCGAGCGGCGTGATCCGCACGCCGACCGCCGACCTCGCCACGCGGCTCGGCACGATCTTCCAGGGCGTGTCGACGCTCGTGCGCGAACACGCGCCCGACCAGGCCGCGATCGAACAGGTGTTCGTCAACGTCAACCCGCAGTCGACGCTGCTGCTCGGGCAGGCGCGCGGCGCCGCCATCTGCGGGCTCGTCGCGGGCGGGTTGCCGGTTGCCGAGTACACCGCGTTGCAACTGAAGCAGGCCGTCGTCGGCTACGGCCGCGCGACCAAATCGCAGATGCAGGAGATGGTCACGCGGCTCCTCAATCTGTCGGGCCAGCCGGGCAGCGACGCGGCCGACGCGCTCGGGATGGCGATCTGCCATGCACACAGCGGCAATACGCTCGGCACGATCAGCGGCCTCGCGCCCGCGCTCGCGCGCAAGGGGCTGCGTGTGCGACGCGGGCGGCTCGTCGGCTGA
- the dusB gene encoding tRNA dihydrouridine synthase DusB, whose product MPVIGSHVLRNNLFVAPMAGVTDRPFRQLCKRLGAGYAVSEMVASNAQLWKSAKTMRRANHEGEVEPIAVQIAGADPAMMAEAARYNVDNGAQIIDINMGCPAKKVCNVAAGSALLQNEPLVQRIVEAVVAAVGTGPDAVPVTLKIRTGWDREHKNAVTVARLAEAAGISMLTVHGRTRADLYHGDAEYETIAAVKAAVGIPVVANGDIASPAKAKAVLDATGADALMIGRAAQGRPWLFREIDHFLQTGELLPPPRIDEIRQVMNEHLEDHYAFYGEFTGVRTARKHIGWYTRGLSGANGFRHRMNTLDSTREQLAAVNAFFDAQEALSDRLVYVDDEPENGQRESDDHNQLAA is encoded by the coding sequence ATGCCCGTTATCGGCTCTCACGTTCTGCGCAACAACCTGTTCGTCGCCCCGATGGCCGGCGTCACCGATCGTCCGTTCCGCCAGCTGTGCAAGCGGCTCGGCGCCGGCTACGCGGTGTCCGAAATGGTCGCGTCGAATGCGCAGCTGTGGAAGAGCGCGAAGACGATGCGGCGCGCCAACCACGAGGGCGAAGTCGAGCCGATCGCAGTGCAGATCGCCGGCGCCGATCCGGCAATGATGGCCGAAGCGGCCCGCTACAACGTCGACAACGGCGCGCAGATCATCGACATCAACATGGGCTGCCCGGCGAAGAAGGTCTGCAACGTCGCGGCCGGCTCGGCGCTGCTGCAGAACGAGCCGCTCGTGCAGCGCATCGTCGAGGCCGTCGTCGCGGCGGTCGGCACGGGGCCGGATGCGGTGCCCGTCACGCTGAAGATCCGCACCGGCTGGGATCGCGAACACAAGAACGCGGTCACCGTCGCCCGCCTCGCCGAAGCCGCGGGCATCTCGATGCTGACCGTGCACGGCCGCACGCGCGCCGACCTGTACCACGGCGACGCCGAGTATGAAACCATCGCGGCCGTGAAGGCGGCCGTCGGCATTCCGGTCGTCGCGAACGGCGACATCGCGTCGCCGGCAAAAGCGAAGGCCGTGCTCGACGCCACCGGCGCCGACGCGCTGATGATCGGTCGCGCCGCGCAAGGCCGTCCGTGGTTGTTCCGCGAAATCGATCATTTCCTGCAAACCGGCGAGCTGCTGCCGCCGCCGCGCATCGACGAGATCCGGCAGGTGATGAACGAGCACCTGGAAGATCACTACGCGTTCTATGGCGAATTCACCGGAGTCCGTACTGCGCGCAAGCACATCGGCTGGTACACTCGCGGCCTTTCCGGTGCCAACGGGTTCCGGCACAGGATGAACACGCTCGATTCCACCCGCGAGCAGCTCGCCGCCGTCAACGCATTCTTCGACGCGCAAGAGGCGCTGTCGGACCGCCTCGTGTACGTCGACGACGAACCCGAAAACGGCCAGCGCGAGTCGGACGACCATAACCAGTTAGCAGCATGA
- a CDS encoding Fis family transcriptional regulator — MSKHNIEQCVRESLDVYFRDLDGSNPHDVYEMVMSCVEKPMLEVVLVQAGGNQSLAAEYLGINRNTLRKKLQQHGLL, encoded by the coding sequence ATGAGCAAGCACAACATCGAACAATGTGTCCGCGAGAGCCTGGACGTGTATTTCCGGGATCTAGACGGCTCCAATCCGCACGACGTCTATGAAATGGTGATGTCCTGCGTCGAAAAGCCGATGCTCGAGGTCGTGCTCGTACAGGCCGGCGGCAACCAGTCGCTCGCCGCGGAGTATCTCGGCATCAATCGCAACACGCTGCGCAAGAAGCTGCAGCAGCACGGCCTGCTGTAG
- the ruvA gene encoding Holliday junction branch migration protein RuvA encodes MIGRIAGILLEKNPPHLLVDCNGVGYEIDVPMSTFYNLPQTGERVVLLTQQIVREDAHLLYGFLTPQERTTFRELLKITGIGARMALAVLSGMSVQELAQAVTMQDAARLTRLPGIGKKTAERLLLELKGKLGADLGALAGAASPSDHAADILNALVALGYSEKEGLAAIKNVPAGTGVSDGIKLALKALSKA; translated from the coding sequence ATGATCGGTCGCATCGCCGGCATCCTGCTCGAAAAGAACCCGCCTCACCTGCTCGTCGACTGCAACGGCGTCGGCTATGAAATCGACGTGCCGATGAGCACCTTCTACAACCTGCCGCAAACGGGCGAGCGCGTCGTGCTGCTCACGCAGCAGATCGTGCGCGAGGACGCCCACCTCCTGTACGGCTTCCTGACGCCGCAGGAGCGCACGACCTTCCGCGAGCTGCTGAAGATCACCGGCATCGGCGCGCGCATGGCGCTCGCGGTGCTGTCCGGCATGAGCGTGCAGGAGCTCGCGCAAGCCGTGACGATGCAGGACGCCGCCCGTCTCACGCGCCTGCCGGGAATCGGCAAGAAGACCGCCGAACGCCTGCTGCTCGAACTGAAGGGCAAGCTCGGCGCGGACCTCGGTGCGCTCGCCGGCGCCGCGTCGCCGTCCGACCACGCGGCCGACATCCTGAACGCGCTCGTCGCGCTCGGCTATTCCGAAAAGGAAGGCCTCGCGGCGATCAAGAACGTGCCGGCCGGCACCGGCGTGTCCGACGGCATCAAGCTCGCGCTCAAGGCGCTGTCGAAGGCGTAA